In Gymnogyps californianus isolate 813 chromosome 1, ASM1813914v2, whole genome shotgun sequence, the following are encoded in one genomic region:
- the MTERF2 gene encoding transcription termination factor 2, mitochondrial, whose amino-acid sequence MLRGVAHGAKDTFTLLLARSQYCNPRLNFPSAWTEITNRSLLIHSTYTTDTKSREENKKTIESLYRLSVDIKKIRRLKEWVLLQDVAYVKEIADILQEMGADETTVANILERCPEAILHTPAEINSQRALWQSVCQNEKQLIKLIGQFPESFFTTEYHENQKANILFFQELGLKNNIITRFLTSAPNIFYNPVEKNRNVIETLQRNYLSLGGSDANMKIWILKLLSQNPFILLNTSTAIQENLEFLQKNYFTDHEVLQLLSKLKGFIFQLTPTTMQKSMLFSKNVFKCSDQELKQLVLKCPALLYYSVPVLEERLEGLLKEGISVAQIRETPMVLELTTQIVQYRIKKLSALGYDIKSGTLESLNGTKKDFEVNYGKIQSKKERPIFNPVAPIHVED is encoded by the coding sequence ATGTTGAGAGGAGTCGCTCACGGTGCAAAAGATACATTTACTCTTCTGTTGGCAAGATCTCAGTACTGTAACCCGCGATTGAATTTTCCATCAGCATGGACTGAAATAACCAACAGAAGCCTCCTAATACATTCCACTTACACAACTGATACAAAatcaagagaggaaaataaaaaaaccattGAGAGTCTCTACAGATTGTCAGTTGACATTAAGAAAATACGCAGACTAAAGGAATGGGTCCTTCTCCAGGATGTGGCCTATGTTAAAGAAATTGCTGATATCTTACAAGAAATGGGAGCAGATGAGACCACTGTAGCCAACATTTTAGAACGCTGCCCAGAGGCAATTCTCCATACCCCTGCAGAGATAAACTCTCAAAGAGCTCTATGGCAATCAGTATGCcagaatgaaaaacagttgATTAAATTAATAGGGCAATTTCCAGAGTCTTTTTTTACTACTGAGTATCATGAGAACCAGAAGGCAAATATACTGTTTTTCCAAGAGCTGGGACTTAAGAATAATATAATCACCAGGTTCTTGACAAGCGCACCCAATATTTTCTATAATCCTGTTGAGAAAAATAGAAACGTGATAGAGACATTACAAAGAAATTACTTAAGTTTAGGAGGTTCTGATGCAAATATGAAGATCTGGATACTGAAGCTATTGAGccaaaatccatttattttattaaataccTCCACTGCAATCCAGGAGAACTTGGAATTTCTCCAGAAGAATTATTTCACTGACCATGAAGTTCTACAGCTGCTGTCCAAActtaaaggttttatttttcaacttaCTCCTACTACTATGCAGAAGAGtatgcttttttccaaaaatgtctTTAAGTGCAGTGATCAAGAATTAAAACAGCTAGTGCTGAAATGCCCAGCCCTTCTCTACTATTCTGTTCCAGTTTTGGAAGAAAGACTTGAAGGACTACTGAAAGAAGGAATTTCTGTAGCACAGATTAGAGAGACACCAATGGTGCTGGAGTTGACAACGCAAATTGTTCAGTACCGAATTAAAAAACTCTCTGCTTTGGGATATGATATAAAGAGTGGAACTCTAGAAAGCTTGAATGGTACTAAGAAAGATTTTGAAGTCAATTATGGTAAGATACAATCAAAGAAGGAAAGACCAATTTTTAATCCTGTTGCTCCTATACACGTTGAAGATTAA